One part of the Lycium ferocissimum isolate CSIRO_LF1 chromosome 8, AGI_CSIRO_Lferr_CH_V1, whole genome shotgun sequence genome encodes these proteins:
- the LOC132067034 gene encoding transcriptional regulator STERILE APETALA-like, producing the protein MSSSSSPPSSLGEGPSSSRSRRRAGNDVWPEPFVEDLALEVATDASRSVGRLAAAQALSVIFQVCSTWQAVSQSDLLWQNLTRQIWNRHELLRQTWREEYIYWHQTANNFLHHRYTYNTLHFVPENNDDDNNNNNNNDSLFCRRLALSDHHLAAGFSDGSVQLFFLPTRLHLSTFHPHHHDRLGRFSRAVSGIILSDVQLVFASLDGDIHVVVIGDAASPRRAHLGDVVNDGALVDFTGCDQWWVGLYAGVPGSAFHIWNRETEELVFFGGELTDPEALMGWHLLTEVTDIVGRIRVTTRETAVACTSLQLMVIDLQNQGVIITAQPSRRGLIVASFDARNETLVAVDSRGVATVRRADDLEEICRFNVRGANQRGVVGCMNGGYALMWIGNVIRVWNIENGAYLYSLRERIGDINAIIAGERYVAACSSDATIHLWDFGAQ; encoded by the exons atgtcttCGTCATCATCACCACCATCTTCTTTAGGAGAAGGACCTTCTTCTTCTAGGAGCCGTAGACGTGCCGGAAATGATGTTTGGCCAGAGCCATTTGTGGAGGATTTGGCTTTGGAAGTTGCCACTGATGCTTCACGTTCCGTTGGCCGCTTGGCTGCTGCCCAAGCCCTATCCGTTATTTTTCAG GTTTGTTCAACATGGCAAGCAGTGTCACAATCGGATCTGCTATGGCAAAACCTGACCCGGCAGATATGGAACCGCCACGAGCTTCTCCGCCAAACATGGAGGGAGGAGTACATATATTGGCACCAAACAGCCAATAACTTCCTTCACCATAGATACACATATAACACCCTCCATTTTGTGCCTGAAAACAACGACgatgacaacaacaataacaataacaacgaTAGTCTCTTCTGTCGTCGTTTAGCCTTGTCTGACCACCATTTAGCTGCTGGTTTTTCCGATGGCTCGGTTCAGTTGTTTTTTCTACCTACGAGGCTACATTTGTCGACGTTCCACCCTCATCACCATGATCGCCTAGGCCGATTCTCTAGAGCTGTTTCCGGGATTATTTTGTCTGATGTTCAACTTGTGTTTGCTTCTCTAGATGGTGATATTCATGTGGTGGTCATTGGTGATGCTGCATCACCTAGACGTGCTCACTTAGGTGACGTGGTGAATGACGGTGCTTTGGTTGATTTCACTGGCTGTGACCAGTGGTGGGTTGGCCTCTATGcag GTGTTCCTGGGAGTGCATTTCACATATGGAATAGGGAGACAGAAGAACTAGTCTTTTTTGGTGGTGAATTAACAGATCCAGAAGCTTTAATGGGTTGGCACCTACTCACTGAAGTAACGGATATCGTCGGTCGAATCAGAGTGACAACCCGAGAGACTGCCGTGGCGTGCACCAGCCTGCAGCTCATGGTAATTGACTTGCAAAATCAAGGCGTAATAATAACAGCACAACCGTCCCGAAGAGGGCTCATCGTGGCATCATTTGATGCCCGTAACGAGACACTGGTGGCTGTTGACAGCCGGGGTGTCGCCACCGTGCGTAGGGCGGATGATTTGGAGGAGATATGCAGGTTTAATGTTAGAGGTGCCAATCAAAGGGGAGTTGTTGGGTGCATGAATGGAGGGTATGCATTGATGTGGATTGGGAATGTGATTAGGGTATGGAATATTGAAAATGGAGCATATCTGTATAGTCTTCGGGAGAGAATAGGAGATATTAATGCTATAATTGCAGGTGAAAGGTATGTTGCAGCTTGTTCCAGTGATGCCACTATCCATTTGTGGGACTTTGGTGCACAATAG